Proteins from a genomic interval of Pseudomonas paeninsulae:
- the murJ gene encoding murein biosynthesis integral membrane protein MurJ: protein MSERTGKGGLLRSSAVVSVMTLLSRVLGMIRDMVVAAYFGSGSAADAFFIAFKIPNFLRRLFAEGAFAQAFVPVLSEYRTHRSLAEVKQLVDRTAGYLGLTLTALTALGVVGSPYLIMLFAPGFHSDPAKLELAGDLLRITFPYLLLISLTAFSGGILNAYGRFAVPSFTPVLLNVCMIGAAIYLTPYFDQPIMALAWGVLIAGFAQLLFQLPFLARIKLLPTPKVHRDEGVRRIMLLMVPALFGVSVSQINLLLDTVLASLLQTGSVSWLYYADRLSELPLGAFGIAIGTVILPSLSRQHASDDPKAFSATIDWALRMVLLLGVPAALALAILAEPLIATLFHYGAMTERDVLQSASALRAYSLGVLAFMLIKVLAPAFFARQDLKTPVRIAIICMVANMVFNLILIWPLQHAGLALATSLSSLLNTVLLFWGLYKIGVYRPAPGWGLYGLRLLGACAAMVALVWWLNVTPAEWFVWGWQQRVLWLSLLVGGGLLAFVAALLALGLRLRHLRH from the coding sequence ATGTCCGAGCGAACCGGGAAGGGCGGCTTGTTACGTTCCAGCGCGGTGGTCAGTGTAATGACCCTGTTATCGCGTGTGTTGGGCATGATACGCGATATGGTGGTTGCCGCCTATTTCGGTTCGGGTTCGGCGGCCGATGCGTTCTTCATTGCCTTCAAGATTCCCAACTTTCTGCGCCGATTATTTGCCGAAGGTGCCTTCGCTCAGGCGTTTGTCCCGGTGCTTTCGGAATATCGGACGCATCGCAGTCTGGCCGAGGTCAAGCAGCTGGTCGACCGCACCGCGGGCTACCTGGGGCTGACGCTGACCGCGCTGACCGCGCTGGGGGTGGTTGGCTCGCCCTATCTGATCATGCTGTTCGCGCCCGGCTTTCACAGTGATCCGGCCAAGCTCGAACTGGCGGGGGATCTGCTGCGGATTACCTTTCCCTATCTGCTGCTGATCTCGCTCACGGCCTTTTCTGGCGGAATATTGAACGCCTACGGGCGTTTCGCCGTGCCCTCGTTTACCCCGGTACTGCTGAATGTCTGCATGATCGGGGCGGCAATTTACCTGACGCCGTATTTCGATCAGCCGATCATGGCGCTGGCCTGGGGCGTGCTGATTGCCGGGTTTGCCCAGTTGCTGTTCCAGCTGCCATTTCTGGCCCGGATCAAGTTGCTGCCCACGCCCAAGGTGCACCGCGACGAGGGTGTGCGGCGGATCATGCTGTTGATGGTGCCGGCGCTGTTCGGGGTGTCGGTCAGCCAGATCAACCTGCTGCTCGATACCGTGCTCGCCTCGTTGCTGCAGACAGGCAGCGTGTCCTGGCTGTATTACGCCGACCGTCTGTCCGAATTGCCCCTGGGGGCGTTCGGTATCGCCATTGGCACGGTGATTCTGCCGAGCCTGTCGCGCCAGCACGCCAGCGATGATCCCAAGGCGTTTTCGGCCACCATCGACTGGGCCTTGCGCATGGTGTTGCTGCTCGGGGTGCCGGCGGCGTTGGCCCTGGCGATCCTCGCCGAGCCGTTGATCGCCACGTTGTTTCACTATGGGGCGATGACCGAGCGTGACGTGCTGCAATCGGCCTCTGCGCTGCGGGCCTATTCGCTCGGCGTGCTGGCCTTCATGTTGATCAAGGTGCTGGCGCCAGCGTTCTTCGCCCGGCAGGACCTGAAAACCCCGGTGCGGATCGCGATCATCTGCATGGTGGCGAACATGGTGTTCAACCTGATTTTGATCTGGCCCTTGCAGCATGCCGGTCTGGCGTTGGCGACCTCGCTGTCGTCGTTACTCAATACCGTCCTGCTGTTCTGGGGCCTGTACAAGATTGGTGTGTATCGCCCCGCGCCGGGCTGGGGGCTGTACGGTCTGCGCCTGCTGGGCGCCTGTGCGGCCATGGTGGCGCTGGTCTGGTGGTTGAATGTGACGCCGGCCGAGTGGTTCGTCTGGGGCTGGCAGCAGCGCGTGCTCTGGTTGAGCCTGCTGGTCGGCGGCGGTCTGCTGGCATTTGTCGCGGCCTTGCTGGCGCTGGGGCTGCGCCTGCGTCATCTGCGTCATTGA
- the rpsT gene encoding 30S ribosomal protein S20 produces MANTPSAKKRAKQAEKRRSHNASQRSMVRTYIKNVVKAIDAKDLDVAKTAYTLAVPIIDRMADKGIIHKNKAARHKSRLNGHIKALSEAKAA; encoded by the coding sequence GTGGCCAATACACCTTCTGCCAAAAAACGCGCCAAACAGGCTGAGAAGCGTCGTAGCCATAACGCCAGCCAGCGCTCCATGGTCCGTACCTACATCAAGAACGTGGTCAAGGCTATTGACGCCAAAGATCTTGACGTAGCAAAAACCGCTTACACCCTGGCTGTGCCAATCATCGACCGCATGGCCGATAAAGGCATCATCCACAAGAACAAAGCAGCGCGTCATAAAAGCCGCCTGAACGGCCACATCAAGGCCCTCAGCGAAGCTAAAGCCGCTTAA
- a CDS encoding CreA family protein, whose protein sequence is MWMVKRLLGALLVLPMFASAEQIAEVSTVFKWMGPNDKIVIEAFDDPKVAGVTCYLSRAKTGGIKGGLGLAEDRAEASIACRQVGPVSFKDELKDGEEVFRERTSLVFKTMQVVRFFDEKRNTLVYLVYSDRVIEGSPQNAVTAIPILPWPEQR, encoded by the coding sequence ATGTGGATGGTTAAGAGATTGCTGGGGGCGCTGCTGGTGTTGCCGATGTTTGCGTCGGCCGAGCAGATAGCTGAGGTGTCCACGGTATTCAAGTGGATGGGGCCGAACGACAAGATCGTGATCGAGGCCTTCGATGACCCCAAGGTGGCGGGTGTTACGTGCTACCTGTCGCGTGCCAAGACTGGCGGGATTAAGGGTGGTCTGGGTTTGGCTGAGGACCGTGCCGAAGCCTCAATTGCCTGCCGCCAGGTGGGGCCGGTCAGCTTCAAGGACGAGCTGAAAGACGGTGAGGAGGTGTTTCGCGAGCGCACATCCTTGGTGTTTAAGACCATGCAGGTAGTGCGTTTCTTCGATGAAAAGCGCAATACCCTGGTTTATTTGGTGTACAGCGATCGCGTCATCGAAGGCAGTCCGCAGAATGCGGTAACCGCTATCCCGATCCTGCCCTGGCCGGAACAGCGCTGA
- the proB gene encoding glutamate 5-kinase, with protein MRDKVTSARRWVVKIGSALLTADGRGLDRAAMAVWVEQMVALRAQGVELVLVSSGAVAAGMSRLGWTARPKAMHELQAAAAIGQMVLIQAWESSFGEHARRTAQILLTHDDLSDRKRYLNARSTLRTLVDLDVIPVINENDTVVTDEIRFGDNDTLAALVANLVEADLLVILTDRDGMYTADPRHNPDAELIYEARADDPALDAVASGVGGALGRGGMQTKLRAARLAARSGAHTVIVGGAIEQVLARLKAGERLGTLLAPERGLLAARKQWLAGHLQTRGTLVLDAGAVKALASGRKSLLPVGVRALQGSFRRGEMVICVDPDGREIARGLANYSALEAQKIIGQSSDAIERLLGYVDEPELIHRDNLILV; from the coding sequence ATGCGTGACAAGGTGACCAGTGCGCGGCGCTGGGTGGTGAAGATCGGCAGTGCATTGCTTACCGCCGATGGGCGTGGCCTGGATCGTGCGGCCATGGCGGTGTGGGTCGAGCAAATGGTGGCCTTGCGTGCGCAAGGCGTGGAGTTGGTGCTGGTGTCCTCTGGCGCGGTGGCGGCGGGTATGAGTCGCCTCGGTTGGACTGCGCGGCCGAAGGCCATGCATGAGTTGCAGGCAGCGGCGGCGATTGGGCAGATGGTGCTGATTCAGGCCTGGGAGTCGAGTTTCGGTGAGCATGCGCGGCGCACGGCGCAGATTCTCCTGACCCATGACGACCTGTCGGATCGCAAGCGCTACCTCAATGCGCGGAGCACCTTGCGGACTCTGGTTGACCTGGATGTGATTCCGGTGATCAACGAGAACGATACGGTGGTCACCGATGAGATTCGCTTTGGCGACAACGATACCTTGGCGGCGCTGGTGGCCAATCTGGTCGAGGCTGATCTGCTGGTGATCCTGACTGACCGCGACGGTATGTATACCGCCGACCCGCGGCATAATCCCGATGCCGAATTGATTTACGAGGCGCGCGCGGATGATCCGGCGCTGGATGCCGTGGCCAGTGGTGTGGGTGGTGCGTTGGGGCGTGGCGGCATGCAGACCAAGCTGCGCGCAGCGCGGCTGGCGGCCCGTTCCGGTGCGCATACGGTGATTGTCGGTGGCGCCATCGAGCAGGTGCTGGCGCGGCTCAAGGCGGGTGAGCGCTTGGGTACTCTGCTGGCGCCCGAGCGGGGCTTGCTGGCGGCGCGCAAACAATGGCTGGCCGGGCATCTGCAGACCCGCGGTACCCTGGTGCTGGATGCGGGGGCGGTCAAGGCCTTGGCGAGCGGACGCAAGAGTCTGTTGCCGGTCGGGGTCCGGGCGCTCCAGGGGAGCTTCCGGCGTGGCGAGATGGTGATCTGTGTCGATCCGGATGGGCGTGAAATCGCCCGTGGTCTGGCCAACTACAGTGCGCTCGAGGCGCAAAAAATCATCGGTCAGTCGTCGGATGCCATCGAAAGGTTGCTCGGTTACGTCGATGAGCCCGAATTGATCCATCGAGATAATCTGATTCTGGTTTGA
- the cgtA gene encoding Obg family GTPase CgtA, translated as MKFVDEVSIFVKAGDGGNGCMSFRREKFIENGGPNGGDGGDGGSVYMVADENLNTLVDYRYTRRFDAERGANGGSTDCTGRKGEEMVLRVPVGTTVIDAGTQEVIGDLTRAGQRLMVAQGGWHGLGNTRFKSSTNRAPRQTTPGKPGDARDLKLELKVLADVGLLGLPNAGKSTFIRSVSAAKPKVADYPFTTLIPNLGVVSVDRYKSFVIADIPGLIEGASNGAGLGIRFLKHLARTRLLLHLVDMAPLDLTDPAESAATIVDELTKFSPSLAERERWLVLNKADQMLDEEQEARVAEIVARIDWKGPVYVISALARQGTDQLCYDMMDFLEARAERIQENPEFAAELAELDTRIEDEARAQLQALDDKRTLRRTGVKAVGDVEEDDSFWDEEDDEDGPEIIYVRD; from the coding sequence ATGAAATTCGTCGATGAAGTATCGATTTTTGTAAAAGCTGGTGATGGTGGCAACGGTTGCATGAGCTTCCGGCGTGAGAAGTTCATCGAAAATGGTGGGCCGAACGGTGGTGATGGTGGCGATGGCGGCTCCGTGTATATGGTGGCCGACGAAAACCTCAACACCCTGGTCGACTATCGCTACACCCGGCGTTTCGATGCCGAGCGTGGGGCCAATGGTGGCAGCACCGATTGCACTGGGCGCAAGGGTGAGGAGATGGTCTTGCGCGTGCCGGTCGGCACGACGGTGATCGATGCCGGTACCCAGGAGGTCATCGGTGACCTGACTCGCGCCGGTCAGCGCCTGATGGTCGCCCAGGGCGGCTGGCATGGCCTGGGTAACACGCGCTTCAAATCCAGCACCAACCGGGCGCCGCGGCAGACTACGCCGGGCAAGCCGGGTGATGCGCGCGACCTCAAGCTGGAGCTGAAGGTGTTGGCGGATGTCGGTCTGCTCGGTTTGCCGAATGCCGGCAAGAGCACCTTTATTCGATCGGTGTCGGCGGCCAAGCCGAAAGTTGCCGATTATCCGTTCACCACCCTGATTCCCAATCTTGGGGTGGTCAGTGTCGATCGATACAAGAGCTTCGTCATCGCCGATATTCCCGGGCTGATCGAAGGTGCTTCCAATGGCGCCGGCCTGGGTATTCGCTTCCTCAAGCACCTGGCGCGCACCCGTCTGTTGCTGCACCTGGTGGACATGGCGCCGCTGGATCTGACCGATCCGGCTGAGTCGGCGGCAACCATCGTCGATGAGCTGACCAAGTTCAGTCCTTCGCTGGCTGAGCGCGAGCGCTGGTTGGTGCTGAACAAGGCCGACCAGATGCTCGACGAGGAGCAGGAGGCGCGCGTCGCCGAAATCGTCGCGCGGATTGACTGGAAGGGGCCGGTCTATGTGATTTCCGCCCTGGCTCGCCAGGGCACTGATCAGCTGTGCTACGACATGATGGATTTCCTCGAGGCGCGCGCTGAGCGTATTCAGGAGAACCCTGAGTTTGCCGCTGAGTTGGCTGAGTTGGATACGCGCATCGAGGATGAGGCGCGCGCTCAATTGCAGGCGCTGGATGACAAGCGTACGTTGCGCCGTACCGGGGTCAAGGCTGTCGGTGATGTTGAGGAAGATGACAGCTTCTGGGATGAAGAAGATGATGAGGATGGCCCGGAAATTATTTACGTCCGGGATTAA
- the rpmA gene encoding 50S ribosomal protein L27 — MAHKKAGGSTRNGRDSEAKRLGVKMYGGQKIIPGNIIVRQRGTQFHAGYGVGMGKDHTLFAKIEGVIKFEVKGAFNRRYVSVVAA; from the coding sequence ATGGCACACAAAAAAGCTGGCGGTAGTACCCGCAACGGTCGCGACTCAGAAGCTAAACGCCTTGGCGTGAAGATGTATGGCGGCCAGAAAATCATTCCTGGCAACATCATCGTGCGTCAGCGCGGTACCCAGTTCCACGCTGGTTACGGCGTGGGCATGGGTAAAGATCACACCCTCTTCGCGAAAATCGAAGGCGTGATCAAGTTTGAAGTAAAAGGCGCGTTCAACCGCCGTTACGTGAGCGTCGTTGCAGCCTAA
- the rplU gene encoding 50S ribosomal protein L21 yields the protein MYAVIVTGGKQYKVTEGEFLKVEKLEIATGEAITFDRVLLIGNGDDVQIGAPVVEGAKVVAEVVAQGRHDKVTIIKFRRRKHHMKRQGHRQWYTEIKITGIQA from the coding sequence ATGTACGCAGTGATTGTTACTGGTGGCAAGCAATACAAGGTCACCGAAGGCGAATTCCTCAAGGTCGAAAAGCTTGAAATCGCCACTGGCGAGGCCATTACTTTCGATCGCGTGTTGTTGATCGGCAACGGCGACGACGTGCAAATCGGCGCTCCAGTTGTTGAAGGTGCCAAGGTTGTGGCTGAGGTCGTTGCACAAGGCCGTCACGACAAGGTCACCATCATCAAGTTCCGCCGTCGTAAGCACCATATGAAGCGTCAGGGCCACCGTCAGTGGTACACCGAGATCAAAATCACCGGTATTCAAGCCTAA